In a single window of the Streptacidiphilus sp. P02-A3a genome:
- a CDS encoding type II toxin-antitoxin system VapB family antitoxin, whose translation MIFKRIGNARPYPDHGRVSTRQWADVAPRPVRLDQLVTTKGQLDLETLLAEDSTFYGDLFAHVVKWKGDLYLEDGLHRAVRAALQQRQVLHARVLEMD comes from the coding sequence GTGATCTTCAAGCGTATTGGTAACGCTCGGCCCTACCCGGATCACGGCCGGGTCAGCACCCGCCAGTGGGCGGACGTGGCGCCCCGTCCCGTGCGCCTGGACCAGCTCGTCACCACCAAGGGCCAGCTCGACCTGGAAACCCTGCTCGCCGAGGACTCCACCTTCTACGGGGACCTCTTCGCCCACGTGGTGAAGTGGAAGGGCGACCTCTACCTGGAGGACGGCCTGCACCGCGCCGTCCGCGCGGCGCTGCAACAGCGTCAGGTGCTGCACGCGCGCGTGCTGGAGATGGACTGA
- the corA gene encoding magnesium/cobalt transporter CorA, producing the protein MARTRLYRDGTLAQENFPVQDISSYVCEPDLTVWLDLCSPTPDDLAMIHEEFGLHELAIEDAGHERQRPKLDRYRDHLFMSAYAVSVDQDSGTLDTRELSVFITPNALITIRNDERFTMDPVVERWDASPDLAKQGVGFLLHGLLDYLVDGHFTAVQELDERIEELEELLFDESHANSQTVQRRTYELRKNLVRLRRVVLPMREVVNSLLRRDLHVVSDPLLPYYQDVYDHVLRATEWTESLRDLVTSVMETHLTVQGNRMNLIMKKVTSWASIIAVPTAVTGFYGQNVPFPGFAAHGGFYTSTALMVVLSLLLYWSFRRKDWI; encoded by the coding sequence ATGGCGAGAACCCGGCTCTACCGCGACGGCACCCTGGCCCAGGAGAACTTCCCGGTGCAGGACATATCCAGTTATGTCTGCGAACCCGACCTCACCGTCTGGCTCGACCTGTGCTCCCCCACCCCGGACGACCTCGCCATGATCCACGAGGAGTTCGGCCTGCACGAGCTCGCGATCGAGGACGCCGGGCACGAGCGCCAGCGCCCCAAGCTCGACCGCTACCGCGACCACCTGTTCATGAGCGCCTACGCCGTCTCCGTGGACCAGGACAGCGGCACCCTGGACACCCGCGAGCTCTCGGTCTTCATCACCCCCAACGCGCTGATCACCATCCGCAACGACGAGCGCTTCACCATGGACCCGGTGGTCGAGCGCTGGGACGCCAGCCCCGACCTCGCCAAGCAGGGCGTGGGCTTCCTGCTGCACGGCCTGCTCGACTACCTGGTGGACGGGCACTTCACCGCCGTCCAGGAGCTGGACGAGCGGATCGAGGAGCTGGAGGAGCTGCTCTTCGACGAGAGCCACGCCAACAGCCAGACCGTGCAGCGCCGCACCTACGAACTGCGGAAGAACCTGGTCCGGCTGCGCCGGGTGGTGCTGCCGATGCGCGAGGTCGTCAACTCGCTGCTCCGCCGCGACCTGCACGTGGTCAGCGACCCGCTGCTGCCGTACTACCAGGACGTCTACGACCACGTGCTGCGCGCCACCGAGTGGACCGAGTCCCTGCGCGACCTGGTCACCTCGGTGATGGAGACCCACCTCACGGTCCAGGGCAACCGGATGAACCTGATCATGAAGAAGGTCACCAGCTGGGCCTCGATCATCGCCGTGCCCACCGCCGTCACCGGCTTCTACGGCCAGAACGTGCCCTTCCCCGGCTTCGCCGCGCACGGCGGCTTCTACACCTCCACCGCGCTGATGGTCGTCCTCTCGCTGCTCCTGTACTGGTCCTTCCGGCGCAAGGACTGGATCTGA
- a CDS encoding metallophosphoesterase family protein has protein sequence MSSVPSRRSVLRGAATAGVAAAVPLSPLSPLFWAQPAQADTPGPEQIHLQYGDRPSEQMTVSWATAATVRRPRVRIGTPDGGLGRTVGAETLTYVDGLNQVETYTHHARVSGLRPNTDYVYEVSHDGAAPVLGTFRTAPGEERTAFRFTSFGDLSTGDTAFAKSSVNAQTAVRQIEQFDPVFHLLNGDLAYANVNTAQQPQCWDAFMNNMQVSAAKRPWMPAPGNHEVEAGGGELGYNSYHTRFQLPGNGSRDYSGNWYSFQVGSVLCVSIDGNDIAVEDDSSLDPATGQSIYINGYSHGAQLAWLEKTLKRARAGRSVDWIVVSMHQFAMSSSSTSHGGDMGIRELLLPLFDTYSVDLVLAGHDHDYERTHPVRGTDPGSLLRPTVVDDNLTEIDSSKGTVHMILGGGGTSSFDDVYLPDGTDGIPTAFVRTQRLTFKANPDATEVATWSAVRDPNTAYPYGFAVFDVDPGVLPGGRTTIKVSFFHTPVATAAVPFPAAVLFDTFTLHRQRSDGWGTGHQHDLAGAGAKA, from the coding sequence GTGTCGTCAGTTCCCTCTCGCAGAAGCGTTCTTCGTGGCGCGGCGACGGCGGGTGTCGCCGCCGCTGTCCCGCTGTCGCCGCTGTCTCCGCTGTTCTGGGCGCAGCCCGCGCAGGCGGACACTCCCGGGCCGGAGCAGATCCACCTCCAGTACGGCGACCGTCCGTCCGAGCAGATGACCGTGTCCTGGGCCACCGCCGCGACCGTGCGGCGGCCCCGGGTGCGCATCGGCACCCCCGACGGCGGTCTCGGCCGCACCGTCGGGGCCGAGACGCTGACCTACGTGGACGGCCTGAACCAGGTCGAGACCTACACCCACCACGCCCGGGTGAGCGGGCTGCGGCCGAACACCGACTACGTGTACGAGGTCAGCCACGACGGCGCGGCCCCGGTGCTCGGCACCTTCCGCACCGCGCCCGGCGAGGAGCGCACCGCCTTCCGCTTCACCAGCTTCGGCGACCTGAGCACCGGCGACACCGCCTTCGCCAAGTCCTCCGTCAACGCGCAGACGGCGGTGCGCCAGATCGAGCAGTTCGACCCGGTGTTCCACCTGCTCAACGGCGACCTGGCGTACGCCAACGTCAACACCGCCCAGCAGCCGCAGTGCTGGGACGCCTTCATGAACAACATGCAGGTCTCGGCGGCGAAGCGGCCGTGGATGCCGGCGCCGGGCAACCACGAGGTGGAGGCGGGCGGCGGCGAGCTCGGCTACAACTCGTACCACACCCGGTTCCAGCTGCCGGGCAACGGCAGCCGCGACTACAGCGGCAACTGGTACAGCTTCCAGGTGGGTTCGGTGCTGTGCGTCTCCATCGACGGCAATGACATCGCGGTCGAGGACGACTCCAGCCTGGACCCGGCCACCGGCCAGTCCATCTACATCAACGGCTACAGCCACGGCGCGCAGCTCGCCTGGCTGGAGAAGACGCTGAAGCGGGCCCGGGCCGGACGCTCGGTGGACTGGATCGTGGTGTCGATGCACCAGTTCGCGATGTCCTCCTCGTCCACCAGCCACGGCGGCGACATGGGCATCCGGGAGCTGCTGCTGCCGCTGTTCGACACGTACTCGGTGGACCTGGTGCTGGCCGGGCACGACCACGACTACGAGCGGACCCACCCGGTGCGCGGCACCGACCCGGGCAGCCTGCTGCGGCCGACGGTGGTGGACGACAACCTGACCGAGATCGACAGCTCCAAGGGCACCGTCCACATGATCCTCGGCGGCGGCGGCACCTCCTCGTTCGACGACGTCTACCTGCCGGACGGCACCGACGGCATCCCGACCGCGTTCGTGCGCACCCAGCGGCTGACCTTCAAGGCCAACCCGGACGCGACCGAGGTGGCCACCTGGTCGGCGGTGCGCGACCCGAACACGGCCTACCCGTACGGCTTCGCGGTGTTCGACGTGGACCCGGGCGTGCTGCCCGGCGGGCGGACCACCATCAAGGTGAGCTTCTTCCACACGCCGGTCGCCACGGCGGCGGTGCCCTTCCCGGCGGCGGTGCTGTTCGACACCTTCACCCTGCACCGGCAGCGCAGCGACGGCTGGGGCACCGGCCACCAGCACGACCTCGCGGGCGCGGGCGCCAAGGCCTGA
- a CDS encoding ROK family transcriptional regulator produces the protein MVEQVARQLNLRTVMDQFVAAGRISRAEIARRSGLSKQTVSEIVAELEAAGWIRRTGGTVMSGAGGRSAALYEVDPTAGAIVGVDLGGTKISAALGDVGGSVRRELTVPTDPRGGRAVIAQIVGLARDLAAAEGLDPARIRVLALGSPGALDRQTGVMAFAPNIPSFGDLDVAREIAAELGAEVVVDNDVNIAALGEHWAGHGRGRSEFVFVSVGTGIGMGVVSDGVLRTGATGAAGEIAYLPLGTDPFDPANQVRGALEEAAGGEGLARRYAGGAARAAGRHGVPEIFAAAASGDQDARAVLDQEARLLALAICAVAAVLDPELVVLGGGIGSRPEMLEPVRGWLARLMPRPVPVLTSELGPRAGLLGAVAVALRTAHRSLFPAPTAAEPVAVPAPTLAQPVGELV, from the coding sequence ATGGTGGAGCAGGTCGCCCGGCAGCTCAACCTGCGCACGGTCATGGACCAGTTCGTGGCCGCGGGCAGGATCAGCAGGGCCGAGATCGCCAGGCGCAGCGGCCTGTCCAAGCAGACCGTCTCGGAGATCGTGGCCGAACTGGAGGCGGCGGGCTGGATCCGCCGGACCGGGGGCACCGTGATGTCCGGCGCGGGCGGGCGCTCGGCCGCGCTGTACGAGGTGGATCCGACGGCGGGGGCGATCGTCGGGGTGGACCTCGGCGGGACCAAGATCAGCGCCGCGCTGGGGGACGTCGGCGGCAGCGTCCGGCGGGAGCTGACCGTGCCCACCGACCCGCGCGGCGGGCGGGCGGTGATCGCGCAGATCGTCGGCCTGGCCCGGGACCTGGCCGCCGCCGAGGGGCTGGACCCGGCGCGGATCCGGGTGCTGGCGCTGGGCAGCCCGGGCGCGCTCGACCGGCAGACCGGGGTGATGGCCTTCGCGCCGAACATCCCCTCCTTCGGCGACCTCGACGTCGCCCGGGAGATCGCCGCCGAGCTGGGCGCCGAGGTCGTGGTCGACAACGACGTGAACATCGCCGCCCTGGGCGAGCACTGGGCCGGGCACGGCCGGGGCCGCTCGGAGTTCGTCTTCGTCTCGGTCGGCACCGGCATCGGCATGGGCGTGGTCTCCGACGGGGTGCTGCGCACCGGGGCCACCGGCGCGGCCGGGGAGATCGCCTACCTGCCGCTGGGCACCGACCCGTTCGACCCGGCGAACCAGGTCAGAGGGGCGCTGGAGGAGGCGGCCGGGGGCGAGGGACTGGCCCGCCGCTACGCGGGCGGCGCCGCCCGCGCGGCCGGACGCCACGGCGTCCCGGAGATCTTCGCCGCCGCCGCCTCGGGCGACCAGGACGCCCGGGCGGTGCTCGACCAGGAGGCCCGGCTGCTGGCGCTGGCGATCTGCGCGGTCGCGGCGGTGCTCGACCCGGAGCTGGTGGTACTCGGCGGCGGCATCGGCTCCCGGCCGGAGATGCTGGAGCCGGTGCGCGGCTGGCTGGCCCGGCTGATGCCGCGTCCGGTACCGGTGCTGACCAGCGAGCTCGGCCCCCGGGCCGGGCTGCTCGGGGCGGTCGCGGTGGCACTGCGCACCGCCCACCGGTCGCTGTTCCCGGCGCCGACGGCGGCCGAACCGGTCGCCGTCCCCGCGCCCACGCTCGCCCAGCCGGTCGGTGAACTGGTCTAG